A part of Camelus bactrianus isolate YW-2024 breed Bactrian camel chromosome 7, ASM4877302v1, whole genome shotgun sequence genomic DNA contains:
- the AGK gene encoding acylglycerol kinase, mitochondrial isoform X2 produces MENTGVWKSTYSAQCTSEESNRLSQSCRLQRTDYEGQAKKLLELMENTDVIIVAGGDGTLQEVITGVLRRADEATFSKIPIGFIPLGQTSSLSHTLFAESGNKVQRITDATLAVVKGETIPLDVLQIKGEKEQPVFALTGLRWGSFRDAGVTVSKYWYLGPLKTKAAHFFSTLKEWPQTHQASISYTGPTERPPSGAEETPPRPSLYRRILRRLASYWAQPQDAVSREGSPEVWKEVQLSTLELSITTRNSQLDLTSKEDFMNICMEPNTVSKGDFITVGSKKVRDPRLRADGTECLRASRCTLLLPEGTGGSFSIDSEEYEAMPVEVKLLPRKLQFFCDPRKREEMLQGAAQ; encoded by the exons ACAGATTATGAGGGCCAAGCCAAGAAACTCCTGGAGCTGATGGAGAACACAGATGTGATCATTGTTGCTGGAGGAGATGGGACATTGCAAGAG gTTATTACTGGAGTTCTTCGAAGAGCAGATGAG GCTACCTTCAGTAAGATTCCCATTGGATTTATCCCACTGGGCCAGACCAGTAGTTTGAGTCATACACTCTTTGCCGAAAGTGGAAACAAAGTCCA GCGTATTACAGATGCTACACTTGCTGTTGTGAAAGGAGAGACCATTCCACTCGATGTCTTGCAGATCAAG GGTGAAAAGGAACAGCCTGTGTTTGCCCTGACTGGCCTTCGATGGGGATCCTTCCGAGACGCCGGCGTCACAGTCAGCAA GTACTGGTATCTGGGGCCTCTAAAAACCAAAGCAGCCCACTTTTTCAGCACTCTTAAG GAGTGGCCTCAGACTCATCAAGCCTCGATCTCATACACGGGACCTACAGAGAGACCCCCCAGTGGAGCAGAAGAGACCCCTCCACGGCCCTCCCTGTACCGGAGAATATTACGAAGGCTCGCGTCATACTGGGCACAACCGCAGGACG CCGTTTCCCGAGAGGGGAGCCCAGAGGTCTGGAAGGAAGTGCAGCTGTCCACCCTTGAACTGTCCATCACGACCCGGAACAGTCAGCTTGACCTGACA AGCAAAGAAGACTTCATGAACATCTGCATGGAGCCCAACACCGTCAGCAAAGGAGACTTCATCACTGTAGG AAGTAAGAAGGTGAGAGACCCCAGGCTGCGTGCTGACGGCACCGAGTGTCTCCGGGCCAGCCGCTGCACGCTGCTGCTTCCTGAG GGAACGGGGGGCTCCTTTAGCATCGACAGCGAGGAGTACGAGGCGATGCCGGTGGAGGTGAAGCTGCTCCCCAGGAAACTGCAGTTTTTCTGTGACCCGCGCAAGAGAGAAGAGATGCTCCAGGGCGCAGCCCAGTGA